From one bacterium genomic stretch:
- a CDS encoding poly-beta-1,6 N-acetyl-D-glucosamine synthase, producing the protein MDLYSLIVRFQSTWVYLVLLIYFAWYPLTTSVMWIFTSFLFYRRRDSGPTEKLAAFYAYEEKPMVSFLIPAFNEEANIAHTLRGVLAVDYPAFEIVVIDDCSTDRTLDEIEPFLADPRVRLVRKLVNEGKAMALNDAIPVSRGELVFVMDADAVPVPDILHHLVPHFRFPRCAAVTGNPRVVNRQSFLAKLQAIEFASIISLMRRAQRVWGRIMTMSGVVGIFRRTALYDVGLYSPEMATEDIDLTWRLQLRHWDVRYESRAVMWMRVPQSLEGLWRQRRRWALGLSQVLVRHGSELLQWKHRRFWPVLIEANLSVLWAYTYVLLTTVWLVSYAVGYPPVGASPIPNFWGMLIATVCLLQLVTGVIQDRVYDELLKKSFIVAVFYPLVYWILMAVITVTTAPMGLNVNRQKRKYTLWKPVRE; encoded by the coding sequence ATGGATCTCTATTCCCTGATCGTCCGTTTCCAGTCGACCTGGGTCTACCTGGTCCTGCTGATCTACTTCGCCTGGTACCCGCTCACGACGAGCGTCATGTGGATCTTCACCTCGTTCCTCTTCTACCGGCGCCGCGACTCGGGCCCGACGGAGAAGCTGGCCGCGTTCTACGCCTACGAAGAGAAGCCCATGGTCAGCTTCCTGATCCCGGCCTTCAACGAGGAGGCGAACATCGCCCACACCCTGCGGGGCGTGCTGGCGGTGGACTATCCCGCCTTCGAGATCGTCGTGATCGACGACTGCTCGACCGACCGCACCCTCGACGAGATCGAGCCCTTCCTCGCCGACCCGCGCGTGCGCCTGGTGCGCAAGCTCGTCAACGAGGGCAAGGCCATGGCGCTGAACGACGCCATCCCCGTGAGCCGGGGCGAACTGGTCTTCGTGATGGACGCCGACGCGGTGCCCGTGCCGGACATCCTGCACCACCTGGTCCCCCACTTCCGCTTCCCGCGCTGCGCCGCCGTCACCGGCAATCCCCGCGTCGTCAACCGGCAGAGCTTCCTGGCCAAGCTGCAGGCCATCGAGTTCGCCTCGATCATCTCGCTCATGCGGCGGGCCCAGCGGGTGTGGGGCCGCATCATGACCATGAGCGGCGTGGTGGGCATCTTCCGCCGCACCGCCCTGTACGACGTCGGGCTCTACAGCCCGGAGATGGCCACCGAGGACATCGACCTGACCTGGCGGCTGCAGCTGCGGCACTGGGACGTGCGCTACGAGTCGCGCGCGGTCATGTGGATGCGGGTGCCCCAGTCGCTGGAGGGGCTATGGCGGCAGCGGCGGCGCTGGGCCCTGGGCCTCAGCCAGGTCCTGGTGCGCCACGGAAGCGAGCTCCTGCAGTGGAAGCACCGGCGCTTCTGGCCCGTGCTCATCGAGGCCAACCTCTCGGTGCTCTGGGCCTACACCTACGTGCTGCTGACCACCGTCTGGCTCGTCAGCTACGCGGTGGGCTATCCGCCGGTGGGCGCGAGTCCGATCCCCAACTTCTGGGGCATGCTCATCGCGACGGTGTGCCTGCTGCAGCTGGTGACCGGCGTGATCCAGGACCGCGTCTACGACGAGCTCCTGAAGAAGTCGTTCATCGTCGCGGTCTTCTACCCGCTGGTCTACTGGATCCTGATGGCGGTCATCACCGTCACCACGGCCCCCATGGGGCTGAACGTCAACCGCCAGAAGCGCAAGTACACGCTCTGGAAGCCGGTCCGGGAGTAG